The following coding sequences lie in one Miscanthus floridulus cultivar M001 chromosome 9, ASM1932011v1, whole genome shotgun sequence genomic window:
- the LOC136482680 gene encoding protein ELF4-LIKE 3-like: protein MEGDSFSGAMANGGGGGQVVDGKLIQTFHKGFVQVQSLLDQNRMLISEINQNHESRAPDNLTRNVGLIRELNNNIRRVVGLYADLSASFARTMDASSEGDSSGTGIRSSAAAAGHKRVRPA from the coding sequence atGGAGGGGGACAGCTTCTCGGGCGCCATggcgaacggcggcggcggcgggcaggtGGTGGACGGGAAGCTGATCCAGACGTTCCACAAGGGCTTCGTGCAGGTGCAGAGCCTGCTGGACCAGAACCGGATGCTAATCAGCGAGATCAACCAGAACCACGAGTCCCGGGCGCCCGACAACCTCACCCGCAACGTCGGCCTCATCCGGGAGCTCAACAACAACATCCGCCGCGTCGTCGGCCTCTACGCCGACCTCTCCGCCTCCTTCGCCCGCACCATGGACGCCTCCTCCGAGGGCGACTCCTCCGGCACCGGCATccgctcctccgccgccgccgccggccacaaGCGCGTTCGCCCCGCCTAG